Below is a genomic region from bacterium.
AGATCCTGGAGAAGGCCATCGACCGCTGCCGCGAGGCCGGCGTGACCGCGTACCAGATCGTGCTGAAGAATTCGTGATGGGCGTCGCGCGGCTTTCGTATGGGACCGGCTTCGGTGGGCCAGACATCGGCTGCGCCGATGTCCCCCGTGCGTGCTTCCACATCCCCCACCTCGCTGCCCTGCAGCGA
It encodes:
- a CDS encoding pit accessory protein, which codes for ILEKAIDRCREAGVTAYQIVLKNS